One window of Mucilaginibacter inviolabilis genomic DNA carries:
- a CDS encoding phage tail sheath C-terminal domain-containing protein, protein MSQINESTIKTPGVYVNEIPSFPPSIAQVATAVPIFIGYSQVATRNGKSVVNQAIRISSLVQYVQYFGADFPNLTANVALNADNSVDTVSISPRYQLYNAVRMFYSNGGVNCYILSVGTYKNDGSVLITDFIDAGKIRAFEVLRKEDEPTLIVIPDAILFGANDFNNLATTSLKACADLQDRFTILDILNGDQERSYDNADVVTVFRNGIGSANLNYGAAYYPWLRSSLSYSFSYRNIQIQKPAGTNVPTKDIITNNVFVTQIDRAVTDLNTHINTFVNTPGFGAPFNVAPYLGAITDAYGLIPSTSDKPEMTLRLSYIKDMILGFVALNSTLTDSDPSHIYGGRTTKDIHSSYIRAGADATDISPMDQLIRELLLLDESFPGGAVGAAIAANFTPAFPNATGVVADPTIYGTPAPADAAAAVKYIRTRVNNLYSSVVNSVMAFISEVNLRLQNLELQLNDSSSIYSNITVAIANQGIVVPPSGALAGIYASVDGTRGVWKAPANVSVNTIVEPLVNVDDNTQEDLNIDTDSGKSINAVRAFTGKGILVWGARTLDGNSNDFRYISVRRFYIMVEESVKKAAMQFVFEPNDGNTWVRVRAMIENYLTNLWRQGALAGPKPEQAFYVKVGLGQTMTFDDILNGKMIIEIGMAPVRPAEFIILRFSQIQQQA, encoded by the coding sequence ATGTCACAAATAAACGAAAGCACAATTAAAACTCCAGGGGTTTATGTGAATGAAATTCCATCCTTTCCGCCATCTATCGCTCAGGTGGCCACTGCGGTTCCGATATTTATCGGATACTCGCAAGTTGCAACAAGAAATGGAAAGAGTGTGGTTAATCAGGCCATACGTATCTCTTCGCTTGTTCAATACGTACAGTATTTTGGGGCCGACTTTCCTAATCTCACCGCTAATGTTGCGCTTAATGCAGACAATAGCGTTGATACGGTAAGCATATCGCCAAGGTACCAGTTGTATAACGCGGTACGAATGTTTTATAGTAATGGCGGTGTTAACTGCTATATTCTTTCTGTAGGTACCTACAAAAATGATGGATCAGTTCTGATTACCGATTTTATTGACGCCGGCAAGATCAGAGCTTTTGAAGTTTTACGTAAAGAGGATGAGCCTACGCTGATAGTTATTCCTGATGCTATTTTATTTGGTGCCAATGATTTTAATAATCTGGCTACAACATCGTTAAAAGCTTGCGCTGATCTGCAAGACAGGTTTACGATACTGGATATACTTAATGGCGATCAGGAAAGATCTTATGACAATGCAGATGTTGTCACCGTTTTCAGAAATGGCATTGGTTCGGCCAACCTGAATTATGGCGCCGCTTACTATCCGTGGTTGCGTTCAAGTTTGTCATACTCTTTTTCTTATAGAAATATCCAGATACAAAAGCCTGCCGGTACCAATGTGCCTACAAAAGATATTATAACTAATAATGTTTTTGTAACACAAATTGACAGAGCAGTAACTGACCTGAATACGCATATCAACACTTTTGTTAATACTCCAGGTTTTGGTGCCCCGTTCAATGTGGCGCCATATTTAGGGGCAATAACCGATGCCTATGGCCTGATACCTTCCACCAGTGATAAGCCTGAAATGACCCTGCGGTTATCATATATTAAAGATATGATATTGGGGTTTGTGGCATTAAACAGTACACTAACCGATTCTGATCCGAGCCACATCTACGGCGGACGCACAACCAAGGATATTCATTCCAGTTATATCCGTGCTGGGGCTGACGCAACTGATATTTCACCAATGGATCAACTGATCCGCGAACTTCTTCTTTTGGATGAAAGTTTCCCCGGCGGAGCTGTTGGCGCAGCAATTGCAGCTAATTTTACCCCGGCATTTCCAAATGCTACAGGTGTAGTGGCAGATCCTACCATATATGGCACACCAGCACCCGCCGACGCTGCCGCTGCGGTAAAATACATCAGGACAAGAGTTAACAACCTGTATTCAAGTGTTGTGAATTCTGTGATGGCATTCATTAGTGAAGTAAACTTGCGTTTGCAAAATCTGGAACTTCAATTGAATGATTCAAGCTCCATTTACAGCAACATTACTGTAGCCATTGCAAATCAAGGCATTGTAGTACCTCCGAGCGGAGCCCTGGCCGGTATTTATGCATCGGTTGATGGCACCAGGGGCGTTTGGAAAGCTCCAGCCAATGTTAGTGTCAACACCATAGTTGAACCATTAGTAAATGTAGATGACAACACCCAGGAAGATCTGAATATTGATACAGACTCGGGCAAGTCAATTAACGCGGTACGCGCATTTACAGGTAAAGGTATCCTGGTTTGGGGAGCCCGTACACTGGATGGCAATAGTAATGATTTCAGATACATATCGGTACGCCGCTTTTATATCATGGTTGAGGAATCAGTTAAAAAAGCAGCCATGCAGTTTGTATTTGAACCTAATGACGGTAATACCTGGGTTCGCGTACGTGCCATGATCGAAAACTATCTTACTAATTTATGGCGTCAGGGTGCTTTAGCCGGGCCAAAACCCGAGCAAGCATTTTATGTAAAAGTAGGTCTGGGACAAACCATGACTTTTGATGACATCCTGAATGGAAAAATGATCATTGAAATTGGTATGGCTCCGGTACGCCCTGCTGAATTTATCATCCTACGTTTTTCTCAGATTCAGCAACAAGCTTAA
- a CDS encoding SusC/RagA family TonB-linked outer membrane protein: protein MLVIIFLLQIGVPAFAADGQTINNTRISIIADNLTIKDIFAIIEQKTDFIIGYDNTVDIKKHVSLRVNNQTISEVLKQLLKNYKGTISQVDDHHVVIRVEKPALDLKNPSKTEQAAAVKISGTVVDEADLPLPGVSVYEKKSHKGTSTDVNGRFNITVEPGSTLVFTFVGYADQEIVVDNKTTIHVKLKPAANILNEVVAIGYQTVRKSDFTGAVASVRSEELNLTAPTAGQALVGKVAGVQVSQITGAPYGTTKIAVRGVGSFNASSDPLYVIDGYAAGNDLFINPNDIESISILKDAASAAIYGSRAAGGVVLITTKHGSKTDSKGKFEYDYQAGINQMAKKVDLLNSDQFAQLVIDGRNNSYHDLWITTGHTWNDAMYSDNNATRIANVGNAGSVSIPPYLYNFQTQSLIHQTVNTDWQDELYRNALTQNHNLSFTGSSNGTRYYFSTGYQDQPGIMLGTGQKKINLRANVDGQIGKRLQVGANIAFTQTTNQETQDGRWDHSPAFGALIYMPFFPAYNPDGSIATNVAAAQSTAYAYQSIENPIATATLIKINRVGDRATYNAHASYSILDGLTFNANLGMQTYAENYNYYLPTNISNGANPPGSPQSIQAAKAVRQTIDYRDQLGELTLNYSKQLGKNHFDGLVGYTAQKTTNNVLTVQGTGFQNDNIPNITGAAPSQITLITPTSGFIEGVQPTGDDTFTLLSYLARVNYNYDSKYFLSASFRTDGSSRFGSNNRYAAFPSVSAGWNLSDEKFYHSWLGDQSTIKLRASWGLSGNYNVGNYNTQRVFNSPVNTVFGTGSLSSALTAGTIKDANLGWESTSQYNFGADLGLLKGRLFIIANYYLSHSYNLLFNQPISAISGSSTILTNLGSNSKISNKGFDFQVDGKAIATKDFTLNLSGNISINRNKVLSLSGNNTILTAGAERSYLTSITQTGQPIGMFYGYQVGGIVTQADLANIAADKANYNSATHSYPAGYKIKGPPISTFSTTPLQAGDLYFKDVNGDGVVDSKDAGVIGTPYPKFTYGFAINATYKGFFFSSAFAGSYGNQVLDGQDYYLYNMEGSGNQYEDVANRYRNAADPGDGSVYRASRGSTQSNSTRLSTFYLQSGSFLRNTNTTIGYTIKSDYISRNLGLSGLKVYGSINNGFTITKYKGYNPEVNYNYTNSGSQGANLAPGIDYGVYPLVRSYNLGVKATF from the coding sequence TTGCTCGTAATAATATTTTTATTACAGATAGGCGTCCCTGCTTTTGCAGCCGATGGGCAAACCATTAACAACACCCGTATATCAATTATAGCTGATAATCTTACCATTAAGGATATTTTTGCCATTATTGAACAAAAAACAGATTTCATTATCGGATATGATAATACTGTTGATATTAAAAAACACGTATCACTTCGCGTAAACAATCAAACCATAAGCGAGGTATTAAAACAGTTATTAAAAAACTACAAAGGAACCATTAGCCAGGTAGATGATCATCATGTGGTGATCCGGGTAGAAAAACCCGCATTGGATCTCAAAAATCCATCAAAAACAGAACAGGCTGCGGCAGTAAAAATATCGGGTACCGTAGTTGATGAAGCTGACTTACCCTTACCGGGAGTAAGCGTTTATGAAAAAAAGTCACATAAAGGCACCTCTACCGATGTTAATGGTAGGTTTAATATTACTGTTGAACCGGGTTCAACGTTGGTTTTTACTTTTGTGGGTTATGCAGATCAGGAAATTGTTGTTGACAACAAAACTACGATCCATGTTAAGTTAAAACCTGCTGCCAATATTTTGAACGAAGTTGTAGCCATTGGTTATCAAACAGTGCGCAAAAGTGACTTTACAGGAGCCGTTGCCAGCGTTAGATCAGAAGAACTGAATTTAACCGCGCCAACCGCGGGCCAGGCCCTTGTTGGTAAGGTGGCAGGCGTACAGGTATCGCAAATAACAGGTGCTCCTTATGGAACTACCAAAATTGCTGTACGCGGTGTCGGCTCTTTTAATGCCAGTTCTGATCCGCTGTATGTCATTGACGGCTACGCTGCCGGCAATGACCTGTTTATTAATCCTAATGACATTGAATCAATAAGCATATTGAAAGATGCTGCATCGGCAGCTATTTATGGATCGAGAGCTGCAGGAGGGGTGGTGTTGATCACAACCAAGCACGGTTCAAAAACCGACAGCAAAGGTAAGTTTGAATATGATTATCAAGCCGGGATAAACCAAATGGCCAAAAAGGTTGATTTGTTAAACTCTGATCAGTTTGCTCAACTGGTAATCGATGGTCGTAATAACTCTTATCATGATCTTTGGATAACCACCGGTCATACCTGGAACGATGCCATGTACTCAGATAATAACGCAACGCGTATTGCCAATGTGGGTAATGCCGGTTCCGTGAGTATTCCTCCTTATCTATACAACTTTCAAACGCAATCACTGATTCACCAAACGGTTAACACCGATTGGCAGGATGAGTTATACCGTAACGCTTTAACACAAAACCATAACCTGTCATTCACCGGCAGTTCAAACGGAACCCGCTATTATTTTAGCACAGGTTACCAGGATCAACCTGGTATTATGTTGGGTACCGGACAGAAAAAAATTAATCTGCGCGCCAATGTTGATGGCCAGATAGGTAAAAGGCTGCAAGTAGGTGCCAATATTGCATTTACACAAACCACTAATCAGGAAACTCAGGATGGTCGTTGGGATCATAGCCCGGCTTTTGGGGCCTTGATATATATGCCATTCTTTCCTGCCTACAATCCCGATGGCAGTATTGCTACAAACGTGGCTGCAGCGCAATCAACGGCTTACGCCTACCAGTCAATTGAAAATCCAATAGCAACAGCAACATTAATAAAGATAAATAGGGTGGGTGACCGTGCAACCTATAATGCCCATGCCAGTTATTCTATTTTGGATGGATTGACATTCAATGCCAACTTAGGCATGCAAACTTATGCCGAGAACTATAATTATTATTTACCTACCAACATTAGTAATGGTGCAAACCCACCAGGTTCACCTCAATCAATACAGGCGGCAAAAGCTGTCAGACAAACCATTGACTATCGTGATCAGTTAGGTGAGCTTACTTTAAATTACAGCAAACAGCTGGGCAAAAATCATTTTGATGGTTTAGTAGGTTATACCGCTCAAAAAACAACTAATAATGTACTTACGGTACAAGGTACGGGCTTTCAGAACGATAATATACCTAACATAACTGGTGCTGCTCCAAGCCAGATAACGTTAATTACACCCACCAGCGGTTTTATTGAAGGTGTACAGCCAACAGGCGATGATACTTTTACCTTATTATCATACCTGGCAAGGGTAAATTATAATTATGACAGTAAGTATTTTTTATCGGCTTCTTTCCGTACAGACGGTTCTTCACGCTTTGGGTCTAATAACAGGTATGCAGCTTTTCCATCGGTATCTGCGGGTTGGAATCTGTCTGATGAGAAATTTTATCATAGCTGGCTTGGTGACCAATCTACCATTAAATTGCGTGCAAGTTGGGGTTTAAGCGGTAATTATAATGTGGGTAATTATAATACCCAACGTGTATTTAACTCGCCTGTAAACACGGTATTTGGTACAGGGTCACTATCCTCTGCACTTACTGCCGGTACAATTAAAGACGCAAATTTAGGCTGGGAATCAACTTCACAATATAACTTTGGTGCTGATTTAGGTTTGCTTAAAGGCCGCCTCTTTATTATTGCCAATTATTACCTGAGCCACTCTTACAATTTATTATTTAATCAACCGATATCAGCCATTTCAGGAAGTTCAACCATCCTTACCAATTTAGGTTCTAATTCAAAAATTAGCAACAAAGGATTTGATTTTCAGGTTGACGGTAAGGCCATTGCCACCAAAGATTTTACTTTAAATCTAAGCGGTAATATTTCTATAAACCGGAACAAGGTGCTTAGTTTAAGTGGTAACAATACCATCCTCACCGCCGGCGCCGAGCGATCATACTTAACCAGCATTACACAGACCGGGCAACCTATAGGTATGTTTTATGGCTACCAGGTAGGCGGCATAGTTACGCAGGCCGATCTGGCTAATATAGCTGCCGATAAAGCAAACTATAATTCAGCTACGCACTCTTACCCTGCAGGTTATAAAATCAAGGGGCCACCAATTTCTACATTTTCAACAACTCCGCTGCAGGCAGGCGATCTTTATTTTAAAGATGTTAACGGCGATGGTGTAGTTGATAGTAAAGATGCAGGTGTTATTGGCACTCCATATCCAAAATTCACTTATGGTTTTGCTATCAATGCAACTTATAAGGGCTTCTTCTTCAGTTCGGCATTTGCCGGTTCATATGGCAACCAGGTGCTTGACGGACAGGATTACTATCTGTACAATATGGAAGGCTCAGGTAACCAATACGAGGATGTTGCCAACCGCTACCGTAACGCCGCTGATCCGGGCGATGGATCTGTTTACCGTGCATCACGCGGCAGCACGCAAAGTAATAGTACCAGGTTGTCAACATTTTATTTGCAGAGTGGCTCTTTCCTGAGAAATACCAATACAACCATTGGTTATACCATTAAGTCAGACTACATAAGTCGTAATTTGGGTTTAAGCGGCCTTAAAGTATACGGCTCAATTAACAACGGCTTTACTATTACCAAATACAAAGGCTATAATCCTGAGGTTAATTACAATTACACCAATAGCGGTTCACAGGGTGCTAATCTTGCTCCGGGTATTGATTATGGCGTTTACCCATTGGTACGCTCATACAATCTGGGTGTTAAAGCAACTTTTTAA
- a CDS encoding RNA polymerase sigma factor codes for MIYINLSEQLLLNRCSDGDTAAFQELYHRYKEFVFNIVCLRLASKEDARDVTQDIFITLWTNREQLRNLNDFKLYLYVFSRNQVVSAYRKKNTQIKGENYLIGKIEEMAHSAEEYRFARELTDHIDQLVVQLPETMRSCYNLSKNEGKKNGEIADILNISEKTVRNNVSEALKRLRLNLRNSHPELLILTIVLSFKAIFSVILTTILKR; via the coding sequence ATGATATATATAAATTTATCAGAACAATTGCTACTAAATCGATGTAGCGATGGTGACACCGCTGCTTTTCAGGAACTTTATCACAGGTATAAAGAGTTCGTTTTTAATATAGTTTGCTTAAGGCTCGCCAGTAAGGAAGACGCAAGAGATGTTACACAGGATATTTTTATAACGCTGTGGACAAATCGTGAGCAGTTACGTAATTTAAATGATTTTAAATTATACTTATACGTTTTTAGTCGTAATCAGGTAGTATCAGCCTATCGGAAAAAGAATACCCAAATTAAAGGCGAAAATTATCTCATAGGCAAAATTGAGGAAATGGCTCATTCTGCTGAAGAGTACCGATTTGCCCGTGAACTAACTGATCATATTGATCAGTTGGTGGTACAACTGCCAGAAACCATGCGTTCTTGTTATAATTTAAGCAAAAACGAAGGCAAAAAGAATGGTGAGATTGCCGATATCCTCAACATATCAGAAAAAACAGTACGCAATAATGTATCCGAGGCTTTAAAGCGCCTCCGCTTAAATTTACGAAATAGTCATCCCGAACTTTTAATACTTACCATTGTCCTTAGCTTTAAAGCTATTTTTTCAGTGATTCTAACAACCATACTTAAAAGGTAA
- a CDS encoding RagB/SusD family nutrient uptake outer membrane protein has protein sequence MKNINIKLMCLAALFMLGSCKKDFLQQSNPDASVIATSFKTENDVLLAVNGCYSLLRSGNTIGEGSDLWTDQRSDDTGTNDNQSNAGEPFGFNNFSLIPTNSYLYTHWLNMYTVISNCNIVLSNIDKVTFAKPETKQQYKAEAEFIRALIYFHMVREWGDVPLVTKQLISTADVTANTFRSPQATVYAQIVADLKDAQGSPLPATQATGTIGRISLAAVNTLLGQVYLTMATTLDAANKTANLNNALTSLTAAYNAKTFANLKDIPYTDVFDVTKKSTCPELIWQIVNIQGDPIYSSSIAANNQAKGETINSQKTSTGVGNNVTHDLVNDYEPNDPRGAFSIKFANDATVKDWFVTKFRDVSSGAGKNGYGGNDWILMRYADVILMLAEVNMYLGNNTAAIQYVDMVRARAGMPTYEVSSLDPNYSSKYPTLKLAILHERRVELAFEHHRLFDLLRTFTTDELVTYFHSKKQADFGSALLSNFSTKDRYFPIPFNETKLDPVKMYQNPGY, from the coding sequence ATGAAGAATATAAATATAAAACTAATGTGCCTGGCAGCATTATTTATGCTGGGTTCCTGCAAAAAGGATTTTCTACAGCAAAGCAACCCTGATGCCAGCGTAATAGCCACTTCCTTTAAAACTGAGAACGACGTATTATTAGCAGTTAATGGCTGTTATTCCTTATTGAGAAGCGGTAATACAATAGGCGAAGGTAGCGACCTGTGGACGGATCAGCGGTCTGACGATACTGGAACCAACGACAATCAATCAAACGCCGGCGAACCTTTTGGGTTCAACAATTTTTCGCTGATACCGACCAACAGCTATTTATACACCCATTGGTTGAATATGTATACGGTTATATCAAATTGCAATATCGTATTGTCAAATATTGATAAGGTAACCTTTGCAAAGCCCGAAACCAAACAACAATATAAGGCAGAGGCCGAATTTATACGTGCCCTGATCTATTTTCATATGGTACGCGAATGGGGCGATGTGCCATTGGTTACCAAACAATTGATCAGTACTGCCGATGTTACTGCAAATACCTTCCGCTCGCCACAGGCAACAGTTTATGCGCAGATAGTTGCTGATTTAAAAGACGCCCAGGGTAGCCCGCTACCTGCTACCCAGGCTACTGGTACTATTGGTCGTATATCACTTGCCGCTGTAAATACTTTGCTGGGCCAGGTTTATTTAACTATGGCTACAACACTGGATGCGGCAAACAAAACTGCTAATTTAAATAATGCTTTAACAAGTCTCACTGCAGCATATAATGCCAAAACCTTTGCCAACTTAAAGGATATTCCATACACTGATGTATTTGATGTAACAAAGAAGTCTACCTGCCCGGAATTGATCTGGCAAATTGTAAATATCCAGGGAGATCCTATTTATAGCTCAAGCATAGCGGCAAATAATCAGGCTAAAGGCGAAACTATTAACTCTCAAAAAACATCAACAGGTGTTGGTAACAATGTAACACATGACCTGGTGAATGACTATGAACCTAATGATCCGCGTGGTGCATTCTCTATCAAATTTGCCAATGATGCTACTGTTAAAGATTGGTTCGTTACCAAATTCAGGGATGTAAGTTCTGGAGCAGGTAAAAACGGCTATGGCGGAAATGATTGGATTCTGATGCGTTATGCCGATGTGATCCTGATGCTTGCCGAAGTAAATATGTATCTTGGTAACAATACCGCCGCTATCCAGTACGTGGATATGGTACGTGCGAGGGCTGGTATGCCAACTTATGAAGTTTCTTCTCTGGATCCTAACTACAGTTCTAAATATCCTACGCTTAAACTGGCTATATTACACGAACGTCGTGTTGAGCTGGCTTTTGAGCACCATCGTTTGTTCGACCTGTTAAGAACATTTACTACCGATGAATTGGTAACCTATTTCCATAGCAAAAAACAGGCTGATTTTGGTTCGGCGCTACTTTCAAATTTCTCGACTAAAGACAGATATTTCCCAATTCCGTTTAATGAAACCAAATTAGACCCGGTTAAAATGTATCAAAATCCAGGATATTAA
- a CDS encoding DUF4255 domain-containing protein has protein sequence MIDQVLTFLNTQLDSYLRLKLDPANSNSFIQVANIAWNDSDTSGSNGTNSPSNAFITLVNIEEDRISKSPENYIRQGSETTYKNPKIYLNLYVLFAVNLSSYTESLKRLSYIIQFFQYQNVFTSLGSPDLPAGVEKLIMDLNTLSFQDMNNLWGILGSKYLPSVMYKMRMISISEEFKQGNAPLLHEIIVNETLQTL, from the coding sequence ATGATAGATCAGGTATTAACATTCTTGAATACGCAATTGGATAGTTACCTACGGTTAAAGTTGGATCCCGCCAACAGTAACTCTTTCATTCAGGTAGCCAATATTGCTTGGAATGATAGCGATACCTCTGGATCTAACGGAACAAACAGCCCTTCGAATGCGTTCATCACCCTGGTAAATATTGAGGAAGACAGGATCAGTAAATCACCTGAGAATTATATTCGGCAGGGAAGCGAAACCACCTACAAGAATCCTAAAATATACCTTAATCTTTATGTGTTATTCGCAGTTAACCTGTCATCTTATACAGAGTCGTTAAAGCGGCTTTCTTACATCATCCAGTTTTTCCAATACCAAAATGTATTTACATCTCTCGGCTCACCTGATTTACCTGCCGGAGTCGAAAAACTGATCATGGATCTCAATACACTTTCATTCCAGGATATGAACAACTTATGGGGTATACTGGGTTCAAAGTATTTACCATCTGTAATGTATAAAATGCGGATGATCAGTATAAGTGAAGAATTTAAACAGGGCAATGCTCCTTTGTTACATGAAATTATTGTTAACGAAACGCTTCAAACGCTATGA
- a CDS encoding phage tail protein, whose product MANYPLPKFHFSVDWGGTRIGFTDVSGLDITNDVIEYRDGASPEYHKIKMPGQRKFSNITLKRGVFKSDNEFYNWHNSINMNTVERRDITISLLDETLAPVVVWKVKNAWPTKVTSTDLKADGNEVAIETLELAHEGLTMQNE is encoded by the coding sequence ATGGCTAATTACCCACTTCCGAAATTCCATTTTAGTGTTGACTGGGGCGGCACACGCATCGGCTTCACTGACGTAAGCGGACTAGATATAACAAACGATGTAATTGAATACCGCGACGGCGCAAGCCCGGAGTATCATAAAATAAAGATGCCCGGACAGCGCAAATTCAGCAACATAACGCTTAAACGTGGCGTGTTTAAATCAGACAATGAGTTTTATAACTGGCACAACTCTATCAACATGAATACGGTTGAGCGCCGCGACATTACCATCAGTCTGCTTGATGAAACATTAGCACCTGTAGTGGTATGGAAAGTTAAAAATGCTTGGCCAACCAAAGTTACATCCACCGACTTGAAAGCTGATGGTAACGAGGTTGCTATCGAAACACTTGAACTCGCA
- a CDS encoding FecR family protein produces the protein MNKRVKKLFERYQSGQANNQERKIVEDWFASFEKADIEEISTKENLDFFSPMDEKINQMLFAQPRHSFGYKWLYAAAALILVSFGIAWFKYGQTADKQSSTISYSIIAAPKGTKKRFSLPDGSWVSLNSGSHIRIPSNFGIKSREVSLSGEAFFSIKHNAAKPFTIHSSRLLITDLGTEFDVKAYPEEQKIQIAVESGKVKVEKNSVGRKPEMFAGAITHNQQLVYDKQSNKHALSQVQTSDLTAWQYNKLCFNNASMDEISHTLERWYNVTIKLKNNKECRRYTVSFNNEPLDQVLNVLTRLTGLRYQMKNKIVLINLKNCTSMK, from the coding sequence GTGAACAAAAGGGTTAAGAAGTTATTTGAAAGGTATCAATCGGGACAAGCAAATAATCAGGAACGCAAAATAGTTGAAGACTGGTTTGCCAGTTTTGAAAAGGCAGATATTGAAGAAATAAGTACAAAAGAAAATCTTGATTTTTTTTCGCCAATGGACGAAAAAATAAATCAAATGCTTTTTGCACAGCCACGTCATTCATTTGGTTATAAATGGCTGTATGCAGCAGCGGCCCTAATATTGGTATCTTTTGGAATTGCATGGTTTAAATATGGCCAAACTGCTGATAAGCAAAGTTCAACAATTTCTTACAGCATTATTGCAGCACCAAAGGGTACAAAAAAACGATTCTCATTACCCGATGGCAGTTGGGTTAGTCTTAATTCGGGCTCCCATATCCGCATTCCATCAAACTTTGGTATAAAAAGCAGAGAGGTGTCTCTTTCTGGTGAGGCTTTTTTTTCAATAAAACACAACGCTGCCAAACCATTTACTATCCACTCCTCCAGGCTACTAATTACCGATCTGGGTACCGAATTTGACGTAAAAGCTTACCCTGAAGAACAAAAAATACAAATAGCAGTGGAAAGCGGTAAAGTAAAGGTGGAAAAAAACAGTGTCGGGCGTAAGCCTGAAATGTTTGCCGGCGCAATTACTCACAATCAGCAATTGGTGTATGATAAACAAAGCAACAAGCATGCCTTAAGCCAGGTTCAAACCTCTGATTTAACTGCCTGGCAATATAATAAACTATGTTTTAACAATGCCTCTATGGATGAGATTTCCCATACGCTTGAAAGGTGGTATAATGTAACCATAAAGCTTAAAAACAATAAAGAGTGCCGACGCTACACTGTTAGCTTTAATAACGAACCTCTTGATCAGGTATTAAATGTACTTACCCGCCTTACAGGTTTACGCTACCAAATGAAAAATAAGATTGTATTAATTAATCTAAAAAATTGTACCAGCATGAAATAG